The Lepisosteus oculatus isolate fLepOcu1 chromosome 28, fLepOcu1.hap2, whole genome shotgun sequence genome includes the window ATAAACTATTACACCACATAGGTAATAACCAAATCTCAGTTGTAGGTCCCTTtccaggccataaaggcccatgggggagTGGGGGGCATGGGCCACCATTCAACTTGATTATCCAACACTGGaagtgatgtggtcagcatcactcTCCAGCCAGCCTGTTACCCCTGGTACTCATTTGGAGAGCAGGCTGAGTTGGTGACCTGGGAgctgtctggaaggaattagagctgcatcacttgcccctacctgggattgaacccaggtccTTCCACTCTGGAGCTAGACGCCCTTGTCGTCTGAGCTACCACAGCTCCTCAGTTGTTGCTGAAGattatgtctttttcatgagatacttaaaatgcaataaagaaATTGGATCCCTCCACCAATTCATTGTgggaaagctgcttattcctggtaagaaTTGCAGAACCCTGGAGACACTCCTGGGAACGCAAGGTACTGTACAGCTGCATTCCTGCCCAGGACCTTTTattggaatattttttaaatgtgtcctTACCATGTGTGGAGTGACAGTGTTCATGCAGTGCAGAGTATTTTGCAGAGAGCTCGAAATTGCTCATTTTTAATTCCAGCATTTCAACCTTGATTCTTGTATTTTCTTCTGTCAAGTCGTACAGCTGCTTTTCTAACTCTCCCTGATGGTGCagcagtgtttggttttcagACTTTGCTTTGTCTAGTGCTTTAACAAGCTTGTGATTGTCATTCTTCAATTCTGCAATAATATCAGACAAGTTTGAGTTCTGGCTTTGCAATAAATCAATAAGATATTCCTTCTCCATGATTTTACTTCCAAGGTCACTGATAGTGTCAGATAAGTAACTATTGCCATTCTTTAAATCTCTATTAGAAACACTGAGGTTAGCATTTTGTTCCATCAAGTGTTTCATGGAGTCTGTCAAATTCCTATTCTCAGACTCTAGCTCTACGTTTAAAGCAGACACATTTTTTATCTGACTTTGCAAAATCTTGTTATAGTCAGACAAGTTCTTAGTTGTGTTCTGTAACTGGGAATTGAAGTCAGACAGGTTTCTGTTCACACTGCTCAGCTTGATACTAGAGTCAGACAATTCCTTGTTTTGACTCCACAGTTTTTTGTTGGTATCTGAAAGGTTCCATTTGTCTTGTTGTAGCTGAGACTGATTCTTCAGAGATTCGTCCTTTTCTAATGACGTTCTTTTATCTACAAAAAAAAGGAGAACAAAATACAGTGTTCAAACTTGAAAAACCTTGGACAGAGTGGTTTACAatcatatctacagtatgtgtatgattttttaaaattttgtattGTACTCACAGAAATCACCCAGCACTATATTGGTAGCTACTAGCAGACAGCACACTGTCGTCACAAAGAATAAAATTCGTTGATAGGAACCTAATGCACATTCGGCACTCCTTCCTGGAACTGAGAACAAAACATTCAACAAGAAAGTCCCCTGAAGAGTCTGGCAACAACATTAAAACTATATACTGTCTGTAGAAATCAACTGATGAATTAGAAGTTAAGAAACAGGTACATATTTCACACATTGTTGCGGAAAAATTATAATTCAATAGTAAGGTTTTGGTATATGGTGGAGAAGTCCACAGCTTTAGGGTGTTTCATAAAGATATGTTACTAagcccttttaaaataaatgctgtaaaaatgtgtttaattttgACTGTTTTCTCCATCCTCTAATTAAGACATAAAAGGGGCTCCTGAAAGGTTAAATCAGTGAAGTCCTCTTGAATTTTTCAAGTGGAAACAGACTAACCACTGCCGGGCCTGGGTTGGCTTTAGTCAGGCAGAGTTCTCTTGTTTTTCTGGATAACATCACCACCTGGTATCTGCTGTGACAGATACACAGCTCCTGTAATCAGATCGTATTCTACTGTAAGGCACTATTGAGCTTGAAGCATTCAAATTGTACAAATCATCCTCCTGATATCAAAAGACATAGAGCCAGCCATCAGCAAAACTCCCATTAATCAGAGAAAATGACACCTTCCAATCTTTTGTGACCAAAATTACCTCTACGTTGCCCAGCATTGCCATCCAAGTCAGTAAGTAAAGACTTAGCTCAAATAAAGCCTGATGCACCTATTTTGGATAATAGAAACTGATCGCAAAGATACTGAATGAGGACAATCACAAACTCTACCAGTTAAACTAACTAGGTCTGAAACATGAGAAATAAGAGTTAGGGGAGTATTATACCATCATGAAACCAACTTCTAAAAAATGCCAGCAttcaccatcctgaggtgctGATGTCCTTCTCGGCAATCAGTTGTGACACCTCACTGATCTCACAGATCTAGTAGTTCTGTTTTATAGGGCTGATAAATGCCTATGGACATGCTGTCATCAAAAGGTGTTCCACAGATCAGACATTCcaaaaattacattatttattgttCACCTGCCACCAATTCAGAAATCATATCGAGAGAATCTTTTCCCATGCAATAAAATTCCTCaagggtttatttttatttcagtcacaaaagtGACTTGAGGATTTGTTGAGTGATATTCCTCTAGAGAATATCATGGCATTTTTATGGGCTCtcagagtatgtactgtacacatacatCTACTAAGGAACTAAAGGAAGATATCGTATGAGGTTAAAGATATTTGGTGGCAAATCAAGCGCCATTATATACTGCACTTAAAAAATGGAAAGTTgattaaagacagattttgatCTCTGTAGATAAAGTACACAAATGTACACAAACAGTATACAAATGGTCCTGAATTCATCCGACAAAGATAAAATTACATCTTCAGTTTTAGTCTTAATTTAAAACTACAGGAACTATAACAAAAAGGACTCTGTGAATTTAAGATGTGGTTAACAATGCCCAAAATTTACCTCCCTCTTCTCCATCTTGGGACCCAATCCGAGAATACCCTTGAAGTGAGGGGACAAGGTCCCCAGTGTAGATAGGTCTCATTTCCATGGTTATTGTGATGTGGGGAGAGAAAGATCTTTGTCTGGCACAGATTTCCGTGTCCCGCTTATATGGGTTCTAAAGTGTAGGAAGAATGACTCTGGGACTGTTCTTGTGTATTAACCCAGGTAAAGTACAGACTCCccccacacacatacacactgaaTAACTTAAACAACGTTGTTATTGTTTGTGGTTAACATTTAGTTGATCCATTTGTGAATCCTGGACATCTACCGTAGCTCCTTcttttacttctgttttttcCTCTGGCTGCTCTGAAAAGAAATTATTGATACAGACTCTTTCACATGTTCTTTTTGAACACAATTAAAACCTTTTAAAGAATACATGTATTTGGCGTTAGTGAGAGAATATGGATGATGAATGAGTATGACTGAAAAAACAGATaagtagttttgttttatttgaacaattcACACCTTTGAAAATGATGTAAAACTTTATAAGTAAGCCTAAGATATAACTGAGGGTACAGACAACTAGTTACTAGTGAACAGACATTCTTGGCTCTGAGTGAAAGCAGAAGTTCTAAaaggtttttttctgaaagttaGGTAGTTAGTTTACTTCCTTTTTCATCATAAATGAGTCACAGCACCATTTATATTGGGATACAGAGTCCCTTTCTTCCAAATTGTCTCTCTGGGGTTTTTTTTGGTGCAGAATGAGCTGTTCTGTTTCAAATCACTGCACATTTTATTATCctcagtatttttctttaatatgcACACTTTATTTCATTTGCAACCTAGGGTAAGAGGTTAGTTTACAAGGGTTAGGGATAGAGTCAGGGTTAGTAAATACGATATAAGTGTTGCATTAAAATGGGTGACCATTTTGGAAAACGGGCAcaatgttcattttgttttaaaaaatgagaatgtCTTGAAACAAGGACAGGTGGATGTTATCACAAGTTCATGACCATATTTGAATGTATAAAGGTCTATTCACACTAAACACAATGGTTTGAGTTACAAGAGGTGATGATGTAACAAAATAATAGTTTTGATCAATAGATTTTACACTGGATACAATACAACATGTTGTACtggaacaacaaaataaaaaacagaattgaGCTCTGCAAATTTATTACTTGACAATTGGAGAGCTGAAGAATCAAACAAAAGTGACATTCCCAGGGGGCAGGCAGGCACAAATACAAGATTACTATCAAGAGAGTGAAATGGTCCCTTTATCACACTTCTGTTTCTTTCTGGTCTCGCTCCATGGACTGCATACTGCAGTTGAGGTTTTTATGAACAGTGTGAAATTGCTTGGTTTTGGTTGTGATGGTTTTATCATCAAGAGTGCCTTAATAGCCTTTCTTCTGTACAGATTAAAGAGATTACATTCTTAAATCTGTCTATATCTGACACACCTTTGACTTTACAGATTCTGCATACTCTTCTTTAGGCCTCCCTGAAGTAGTTTTTTACTCAGCAGGTAAAGAGACAAAACTGGACCCTGCATGgttaaaaaaaagccatgaGGGTTGTCCTGTAAATGTATCTTGTATCAATCAGTTTACTTccttattattacatttaaatatgatCCCAAGCCTAAATCCAATTTCATTGTATTACCTGTAGTCTAACAACGGCTTTATTAATGTGATGTGTTTTGCTGTCATATCTCAGTACTAAACTGATTTTTTGGGGTCTAAGCTGTATATGTCAGCATCTGAGTGTATTGAACTAATCACACTTTAGTATTTAAAACtgattattctgtttttaagCAACCAGGGATATAAACAAAGCACTCTTGTGTAACAAGATATATATAGTAAGGGCCAATATACAGAAATACTGTTTATCCCTTTTAAAGGTTAGGTTTGAGCACTGGCTTGAAGAAAAATAGAAGACAATTTAGTCTTTCCATATATCATAAGTTCCTATATTAAAGCTTTGTATAATTTACTGCATAGCTGATTCTGAAAACCTCATATAATATATGTTAGTTCATTTGATTCTGGAATATATAATCTAATCTTCAAAATACACCTCCAGTCCTTCAAAATCTTATCCAGGTACGTGAATAGTCTTAATAGACTATCTCCATAGGGTGAAATTCCCTTTAATATTTAGTTTAAATAAGTTGGTTTTAAGGgctgtttttaataactttCTGTGTCAGTAGTTCTCAACAGCATTAAAAGTGCTGAACACAGTGTCATTAAAACCCAACAAATCGCATCTGGGGGCTTTTCTTGCAGCAGCTGCTGTTGAAATTTTAGAACCTTTGCAGACCTGATAACATCAGACCTGACAAACTTGATTTGTTGGCTCTTTGTATTGAGAGGTTTATGCAATGGTTACAGCTTGCAGGTCGTGATGTTCCTTTAACTTTGAAAGGAATATTACTTGATTCATCACTATTAGTATTAAAGGCAAAAGCTCTATTAATACTGTATCATCTGTTGCATAATAACTAGTACTAAATGTCACAATTTCTGATGAGTTGGGAGAGTATGGTTATGACCACACTTGACATATGGCCTGGATACTCCTGGACTATGGCATATACATAATCATATATTTTATTACCTGCTTCAGGTAGATTTAAAGGAACCTTTTTCTTAAGCACTGAAAATAGAACAGTTTGATGGGAATATACTGGAGAACAGAATGATCTGATGAGTCCTTAGCACCATCTTTCGGAATGATTTAACTAGACACCTGGAAAAGCTAAGTCTGTTGTCACAGGTTACTCATACTCAGTAGATTGTGTACATGTAGATGTGGTGCAGCTCTGGGAGTGATACGTTTGTATTTATGTTAAGAAATATTTGGCAGTTTAATTTTTGTGATGTTTGCAATATTATATAAGAATAAGATATAAGATATATCCACTCCAGACATGACAATTATAGCAACACAATAGGCCGCTCATGCTGTATCTGAAGTATAAAAGGACACAGAAATGtcctttatttttacagttaacCTCTGAGAGAACAATGATGTCTCTCTGCTCAACTCACCGGAAGGACTTTCACAATAAACGTATTTCAAAACTGATTTGTGTTGTGACTTCTTACTTGCCAACACACTACAGTTTTATCAAAGTCATACTGGACTTTCCATaagtattgttttaaatgtctgtatAACACGATGTCTCTTTGTATGATTAAAAgtgattgtattatttttatttttgtatctgaTTTTAATGGCTGCCTGTGAAATTGTGGTCATTATCATAATAGATtcagatattttattaattgattTACAGTtcccttccactcatttgtttATCTGGTAAGAACATCAGTAACCCGTTCCCAGGTTTCACCAATCAccccaaaaaacaacaaaatgatcAAAATACATGTACTTTTCTTACTGCATTTCCATCTGTACAACATTCTTCTCTGCTTGTGTGTTTATTTGAGAACAAAAGCAATCATTTCTATGAGACGGCACATGACCAGTTGAGTAATAAATTCAGCCATTTAGAGATGCactgtaaatgaaaaagaatatcTAGAAACAAAGAGCAATAGTCGAGTATGCAGTATAAAAACAGTCTTTAAACCGTGAAACATAGCGGGAAAAACTCTAACAATAACATTTTCCAGTGGTTTTACAGATCCTGTTTATccagaactacagtacagtacctccagtgataatgtactgtaggtaaactAGTGTAGGATCATTGTTAATCAGAGAAAGAACATCCACACCCTTAATTATACAatgaattcaaataaaaattaaagttttaaaccACACACAGTTGTGTGtgtaacacaaaaaaaacaatataattttaCAATTGTCATTTAGGCCCCTaatctgtttctgttgttgctTATCATCTTCCTGTAGGTGTGTGATAGTCAGTCAGGTTTCTGATCTCTGCCTGTAGTTATGTGTTAATGTCAGTCAGATTCCTGATCTCTGCCTGTAGTTGTGTATTATAGTTAGTCAGTTTTCAGATCAATGCTTATAGCTGTGTATTGTAGTCCATCAGGTACTAGGTACATCAGGTACATATATTGTGTTATGTTCAGGCAGGTTTTAGATCTCACCTTGTGGTTCTATGTTATATTAGGTGAGGTTCCTGATCTAGGCTTGTAGTTGTTTATTATAGTCTATCAAGTTCAAAATCACTCCCTGTAGTTGTGTGTTAAGATCAGTCAGGTTCCTTTTGTCTCCCTGCAGTTGTGTATTATTAGTCAATCAGGTTTCTGATATTTGCGTATAGCTGTGTGTTATAGAAAAAGATAAGggtttaatccatgctgaaaggaaaagagatgAAAGACCATGTTTcgggtgtggagccttcttcagatgtgaattCTCTGTTATAGTCAGTTGGGTTCCTGATCTCTGCCTGTAGATGTTTAATACGGTAAGTCAGTTTCATGATCTCTGCCTGTAGATGTTTAATACGGTAAGTCAGTTTCCTGATCTCTGCCTGTAGTTGTGTGTTATAATCAGTCAGGTGCCTGATCTCTGCCTGTAGTTGTGTGTTATAATCAGTCAGGTTCCTGTTGTCTCCCTTTAGTTTTGTGTTATAGTCAGTCAGGTTCCTGTTGTCTCCCTGTAGTTGTGTGTTATAGTCAGTCAGGTTCCTGTTGTCTCCCTGTAGTTGTGTGTTATAGTCAGTCAGGTTCCTGATCTCCAGTTTCAGCTGTTCCTGCTGCAGACTGTCGTCTCTCGATGCTCTGTTATCTGACAAaaaatttgattaatttgattaatactgccagaatttttaaaatgcttagaaGTGGCACTTTTTTCTACTATGTAATTAACATGGAATTTCACCTTGGAGGATTCCTAAACTACAGTAATAAAGCACAATTGCTAACTAAAAGTAACTTAACATTTTGTAGACAAGGGGAATCcatggtatactgtacatattatatcAAAATCTTCAGTTAATGTTACAATATCCACTAGATACTGGACACATTTACAAAGAGAACGGAAAAAAACCCTAAATAACCTTTTATAATTAGATAATtactgtattatatattttaaatataaaatgctgTAATGCAATTTAATAGTACATATTCACAAtgtaatacagtaatattttagcAATGTTTAAAGTAATcataattacaaattaatttcCACACAAACATCTTCAGGTGTatattttttgtgttaaattgtTTCTGGGTGTGATTGAAAATCAATATATCATTTTATTAGGCATAATCattgcaaatgtttttaaaaaataaaattagtttttgtattgtaaaaaaTAGTCGTTTCTGCCACAATAAGTACAGTGGTGCAAACACAAGTCCAACTACCAAATTAAAAACCAATCAGGTCTGGTTACTCCATACACTTCcgcacacagaaataaaaaactgaaaagaagcTTTGTATCAGTAAGGAAAGAGTTCTAATTTCATCTGCCTAATGTTACACTTAACTGGTCATTTTAATAATTGCACACTTTCAGATTGTGCAATTCAgaaaaatttaattatttttgctgtctgtggtaagttaaaaaatacttttattatgCTACATACGTAAGGGCTAGGTAAAACTCTTCCTTCAAACAAGGAAAACTAGAACCACACTTTATTAGtaatgtaacatactgtaatagtaACACAATAGTTACCACTTAAGTTTATTTTCACTGTGCATTATAAGGCATTCTTTACTTCATTACAGAAAAACAACTTATTAAATTTTTATTGTAGGTTTTGAATTATACATGTctaatatacatactgtaccatatatTAGGAATATATTACTGACAAAACAAGTACAGAGAAAACTTTTACACAAATACTGTCCTGATGTCATATAGCATAcacctaaaataaaacaatactgaAAGAATTATAGGCAACAGTTTATTAATGTTTGAAATATACTCACATAGAACACCCAGAACTATACTGGTAATGAGCAACAGGAAGCAGAGAACTACAAAAGGGAGCAGAATCCATTGATGTAAATTTGCTGAATAATCCCAAGATTTCACT containing:
- the LOC102689078 gene encoding uncharacterized protein isoform X2, whose translation is MEMRPIYTGDLVPSLQGYSRIGSQDGEEGDKRTSLEKDESLKNQSQLQQDKWNLSDTNKKLWSQNKELSDSSIKLSSVNRNLSDFNSQLQNTTKNLSDYNKILQSQIKNVSALNVELESENRNLTDSMKHLMEQNANLSVSNRDLKNGNSYLSDTISDLGSKIMEKEYLIDLLQSQNSNLSDIIAELKNDNHKLVKALDKAKSENQTLLHHQGELEKQLYDLTEENTRIKVEMLELKMSNFELSAKYSALHEHCHSTHGHHSSSRHRHHGHHDLTGRAFYFPTASDPLYVRLIPERHEALTETTVCLRYSSDQNKNMFLFSISTPHEDNVLTLYKVHQGEYAMSLNNEQTTFKVNDTAPPSGWTHICVTWESATGSVRLFVNGMHSRYQKGSLQEISHGMQSIYLGQDPASSSGKKGSHYSFSGQITEVYVGDTVLSDCEISALNAGLDAPFDSLLSWKSLQYEKHDKILLKHVKGICL
- the LOC102689078 gene encoding uncharacterized protein isoform X1; the encoded protein is MEMRPIYTGDLVPSLQGYSRIGSQDGEEGVPGRSAECALGSYQRILFFVTTVCCLLVATNIVLGDFYKRTSLEKDESLKNQSQLQQDKWNLSDTNKKLWSQNKELSDSSIKLSSVNRNLSDFNSQLQNTTKNLSDYNKILQSQIKNVSALNVELESENRNLTDSMKHLMEQNANLSVSNRDLKNGNSYLSDTISDLGSKIMEKEYLIDLLQSQNSNLSDIIAELKNDNHKLVKALDKAKSENQTLLHHQGELEKQLYDLTEENTRIKVEMLELKMSNFELSAKYSALHEHCHSTHGHHSSSRHRHHGHHDLTGRAFYFPTASDPLYVRLIPERHEALTETTVCLRYSSDQNKNMFLFSISTPHEDNVLTLYKVHQGEYAMSLNNEQTTFKVNDTAPPSGWTHICVTWESATGSVRLFVNGMHSRYQKGSLQEISHGMQSIYLGQDPASSSGKKGSHYSFSGQITEVYVGDTVLSDCEISALNAGLDAPFDSLLSWKSLQYEKHDKILLKHVKGICL